A genomic window from Triticum urartu cultivar G1812 chromosome 7, Tu2.1, whole genome shotgun sequence includes:
- the LOC125525965 gene encoding RING-H2 finger protein ATL39-like: protein MGAPDTSWVFADLAVADSSRYSTRSRLLLTGLSFAIGILTILLYLTVSYACRRRRCHRQGGADAGADAEDQEAGMSDAAIVYEQADALAAPMDCAVCLGQVEAGEKLRRLPKCAHLFHADCVHAWLRAHSTCPMCRAGTTGTTTATTAAAEAPPPGVVAGTPPALERMN, encoded by the coding sequence ATGGGCGCGCCGGACACATCATGGGTGTTCGCGGACCTCGCCGTCGCGGACAGCTCCAGGTACAGCACCCGCTCGCGGCTGCTGCTCACGGGGCTCTCCTTCGCCATCGGCATCCTCACCATCCTCCTCTACCTCACCGTCTCCtacgcctgccgccgccgccgttgtcACCGTCAGGGCGGCGCGGACGCGGGTGCGGATGCGGAGGACCAGGAGGCCGGCATGAGCGACGCCGCGATCGTGTACGAGCAGGCCGACGCGCTGGCCGCGCCCATGGACTGCGCGGTGTGCCTCGGCCAGGTGGAGGCCGGCGAGAAGCTGCGTCGGCTCCCCAAGTGCGCGCATCTATTCCACGCCGACTGTGTCCACGCCTGGCTGCGCGCGCACTCCACCTGTCCCATGTGCCGCGCCGGCACCACTGGCACCACCACGGCCACGAcagcggcggcggaggcgccACCACCTGGCGTGGTTGCAGGCACGCCGCCTGCCTTAGAACGGATGAATTGA
- the LOC125520202 gene encoding RING-H2 finger protein ATL39-like: MGAPDTSWVFADLAVADSSRYSTRSRLLLTGLSFAIGILTILLYLAVSYACRRRRRRRQRGAGAGAGAEDQEAGMSDAAIMYEQVDALAAPMDCAVCLGQVEAGEKLRRLPKCAHLFHADCVHAWLQAHSTCPMCRAAATGTIPAATAALPPGVVAVAGTPPALERMN; encoded by the coding sequence ATGGGCGCGCCGGACACATCATGGGTGTTCGCGGACCTCGCCGTCGCGGACAGCTCCAGGTACAGCACCCGCTCGCGGCTGCTGCTCACGGGGCTCTCCTTCGCCATCGGCATCCTCACCATCCTCCTCTACCTCGCCGTCTCCtacgcctgccgccgccgccgccgccgtcgtcagCGCGGCGCTGGCGCGGGTGCTGGTGCGGAGGACCAGGAGGCCGGCATGAGCGACGCGGCCATCATGTACGAGCAGGTCGACGCGCTGGCCGCGCCCATGGACTGCGCGGTGTGCCTAGGGCAGGTGGAGGCCGGCGAGAAGCTGCGTCGACTCCCCAAGTGCGCGCATCTGTTCCACGCCGACTGCGTCCACGCCTGGCTGCAAGCGCACTCCACCTGCCCCATGTGCCGCGCCGCTGCCACCGGCACCATACCGGCCGCGACAGCGGCGCTGCCACCTGGCGTGGTTGCAGTTGCAGGCACGCCGCCTGCCTTGGAACGGATGAATTGA
- the LOC125523957 gene encoding tryptamine hydroxycinnamoyltransferase 1-like has product MAVNVEITRKAVLRPSPGSAWGGAKKVPITVFDRASTDGYIPTVFAWSSPAPTNNTLKDGLLATVASFPHLAGRFAIDDHGRKCLHLNNAGVLVIEATAGADLATALAHDASAHIAELYPKAKKEHADEAVFQVQLTRYTCGGLVIGMASHHQVADGQSMSGFSASWATAVRTNSAVLPSPFLDRGATDNPRSPPLPVFDHGSIEFKGKHSSSRSYRVLPLDRIKNLAVHFPGEFVAELKARVGFSCSTFQCLLAHAWKKVTAARDLAPDDFTQVRVAVNCRGREKPPVPMDFFGNMVLWAFPRMQVRDLLSSSYPAVVGVIRDAVARVDDEYIQSFVDFGEAQRDVKLASTAATLGMAFCPDLEVDSWLGFGFHNLDFGGGPPCAFLPPDLPIDGVMILVPSCAAKGGAHLFVALDNEHVEAFKKICYSIE; this is encoded by the exons ATGGCAGTAAATGTGGAGATCACACGGAAGGCAGTGCTGAGGCCTTCACCGGGGTCTGCATGGGGCGGCGCCAAGAAGGTTCCCATCACCGTCTTCGACCGCGCCTCCACCGACGGGTACATCCCGACGGTCTTCGCGTGGAGCTCGCCGGCGCCTACCAACAACACGCTCAAGGACGGCCTGCTCGCCACCGTCGCAAGCTTCCCACACCTGGCAGGGAGGTTCGCCATCGACGaccacggaaggaagtgcctccacCTCAATAACGCCGGGGTGCTAGTCATTGAGGCTACCGCCGGGGCGGACCTCGCTACGGCGTTGGCGCACGACGCCTCCGCCCATATCGCCGAGCTATACCCAAAAGCGAAGAAG GAACATGCGGACGAGGCTGTCTTCCAGGTGCAGCTGACGCGGTACACGTGCGGTGGGCTTGTAATCGGCATGGCCAGCCATCACCAGGTCGCCGATGGCCAGTCCATGAGCGGCTTCTCCGCCTCCTGGGCCACCGCCGTCCGCACTAACTCCGCTGTCCTCCCGTCGCCGTTCCTCGACCGTGGGGCCACCGACAACCCCCGCAGCCCGCCTTTGCCGGTGTTCGATCACGGAAGCATCGAGTTCAAGGGCAAGCACAGCTCCAGCCGCTCCTACAGAGTGCTCCCCTTGGACAGGATCAAGAACCTGGCGGTGCACTTCCCGGGCGAGTTCGTCGCCGAGCTCAAGGCCCGTGTGGGCTTTTCATGCAGCACGTTCCAGTGCCTCCTTGCGCACGCATGGAAGAAGGTCACGGCGGCGCGCGACCTGGCCCCGGATGATTTCACGCAGGTGAGGGTCGCCGTAAACTGCCGGGGCCGGGAGAAGCCCCCGGTGCCCATGGACTTCTTCGGAAACATGGTCCTCTGGGCATTCCCGAGGATGCAGGTCCGCGATCTCCTATCCTCCAGCTACCCGGCCGTGGTCGGCGTCATCCGCGACGCCGTTGCGCGCGTGGATGACGAGTACATCCAGTCTTTCGTGGACTTCGGGGAGGCGCAGCGCGACGTTAAACTAGCATCCACGGCGGCAACGCTGGGCATGGCGTTCTGCCCTGATCTGGAGGTGGATAGCTGGCTCGGGTTTGGCTTTCACAACCTTGACTTCGGTGGTGGGCCGCCGTGCGCCTTCCTACCGCCGGACCTTCCCATCGATGGAGTAATGATCTTGGTGCCGTCGTGCGCAGCCAAGGGTGGCGCCCATCTGTTTGTGGCTCTTGACAACGAGCACGTAGAAGCCTTCAAGAAGATTTGCTATTCCATTGAGTGA